Proteins from a genomic interval of Tolypothrix sp. NIES-4075:
- a CDS encoding HlyD family efflux transporter periplasmic adaptor subunit, producing MKYQLLFKPKRQGAIVLLVAAALATGAITTYGMLNFRAATRTATTSSVSQTPVDAVAALGYLEPKGEVIHLSAPAFLEGARVDQLLVKRGDRVKKGQVVAILDSRDRLVAALQQAQQQVRASLARLEQVKAGAKAASILAQDAKFQGTKAELEGQINTQRATIANLEAQLQGEKSAQKATVARSYAELRNAQADCQRYQSLYQNGAVSTQTRDSSCLKQETNRELLQEAQANLKRIVSSRGKQIQEAKANLNRTIATQEKQIQSEGATLKAVAEVRPVDVQVAQTDLGNAQAAVQRAEAELALAYVRSPSYGQILKIHTRPGELVSNQGIADLGQTDQMYVRAEVYETDISRVRIGQRATIKTDGVIRELQGTVDEIGLQIGKKDVLGTDPTADADVRVVEVKIRLDAKDTQQVAGLTNLQVDVVINTYSGSRLREVHP from the coding sequence ATGAAATATCAGCTATTATTCAAACCAAAACGACAGGGGGCGATTGTTTTATTAGTTGCTGCGGCTTTAGCAACAGGTGCAATTACAACTTATGGTATGTTAAATTTCCGAGCCGCTACTCGCACCGCAACAACATCCTCTGTTAGCCAAACTCCTGTTGACGCTGTTGCGGCTTTAGGGTACTTGGAACCGAAAGGAGAAGTAATTCATCTATCTGCCCCTGCTTTCTTAGAAGGTGCAAGAGTTGACCAACTGCTAGTGAAACGAGGAGACAGAGTTAAAAAAGGGCAAGTCGTTGCGATTCTGGACAGTCGCGATCGCCTAGTCGCTGCCCTCCAACAAGCTCAACAGCAAGTTAGAGCATCCCTTGCGCGTTTAGAGCAAGTCAAAGCCGGAGCTAAAGCGGCTTCGATTTTGGCTCAGGATGCCAAATTCCAAGGCACCAAAGCTGAGTTAGAAGGGCAAATTAATACTCAACGAGCAACTATTGCTAATTTAGAGGCTCAGTTACAAGGAGAAAAGAGTGCCCAAAAAGCGACAGTTGCTCGGAGCTATGCTGAATTACGCAATGCCCAAGCTGACTGCCAGCGCTATCAGTCGTTGTATCAAAACGGAGCCGTTTCTACTCAAACTCGTGATAGCAGCTGCCTCAAACAAGAAACCAATCGAGAACTGCTTCAAGAAGCTCAAGCTAATCTTAAACGAATTGTTAGCAGTAGAGGCAAACAGATCCAAGAGGCAAAAGCAAACCTCAACCGGACAATTGCTACCCAAGAAAAACAGATCCAATCCGAGGGAGCGACGCTGAAAGCAGTTGCAGAAGTCCGTCCTGTAGATGTACAAGTTGCTCAAACAGACCTCGGAAATGCCCAAGCTGCCGTCCAACGAGCTGAGGCAGAGTTAGCTTTGGCTTATGTGCGATCGCCGTCTTATGGTCAAATTCTGAAAATTCATACCCGACCAGGTGAACTTGTTAGCAATCAAGGAATTGCCGATCTAGGTCAGACAGATCAGATGTATGTAAGAGCAGAAGTTTATGAAACAGATATCAGTCGTGTCAGGATTGGTCAACGAGCGACCATCAAAACCGATGGAGTAATTAGAGAATTGCAAGGAACAGTAGATGAGATTGGTTTGCAGATTGGAAAAAAAGATGTCTTAGGTACTGACCCCACCGCAGATGCTGATGTCAGGGTAGTGGAGGTTAAAATTCGTCTAGATGCAAAAGACACTCAGCAAGTAGCCGGTTTAACTAATTTACAGGTGGATGTGGTCATCAATACATATAGCGGTTCTCGTTTACGTGAGGTACACCCGTAG
- the devC gene encoding ABC transporter permease DevC — protein MFEKLPTAWLQLRYQKVRLIVALSGVIFAVVIIFMQLGLRDALFDSAVRLHQGLKGDCFLISSRSTALIAMQSFPERRLLQALAFPEVDFVNPIYLDFAQWKNPQTRNYWRNIFVIGFDLRHQVFDFPGVAENLDKLKRPDVVLFDQNSRSEFGSIVSEFKKQGNLTVEVSNKTSNRRIKVMGLFELGTSFGADGNLLTSHLNFLRIFSNRQQRFVDIGLIKLKPGNNVDNFLKKLKEYLPKDVKVLSKQGLMDFEKNYWQSSTAIGFIFNLGVFLGLVVGIVVVYQILYTNVSEHLSEYAMLKAMGYRHKYLLSVVLQQALLIAILGYTPGFIISCIQYEFTKQATLLPIAMTLNRAVFVLAATIIMCSISGVIAVGKLKAADPADIF, from the coding sequence ATGTTTGAAAAACTCCCTACAGCTTGGTTACAACTTAGATACCAAAAAGTTCGCTTAATTGTAGCTTTATCAGGAGTAATTTTTGCTGTAGTTATTATTTTTATGCAGCTAGGTCTCAGAGATGCTTTATTTGATAGTGCTGTTCGCTTGCATCAAGGGTTGAAAGGAGATTGCTTTTTAATTAGTTCTCGCTCAACAGCTTTAATTGCGATGCAAAGCTTTCCTGAGCGTCGCTTGTTACAAGCTTTAGCCTTTCCAGAAGTAGATTTTGTTAACCCAATTTACTTAGATTTTGCTCAATGGAAAAATCCTCAAACCAGAAATTATTGGCGCAATATATTTGTAATCGGATTCGATTTGAGGCATCAAGTCTTTGATTTTCCCGGAGTTGCTGAAAATTTAGATAAACTCAAACGTCCTGATGTAGTCTTATTTGACCAAAATTCCAGATCTGAATTTGGTTCAATTGTTTCAGAATTTAAAAAGCAAGGGAATTTAACTGTAGAAGTTAGTAACAAGACTTCAAATCGAAGAATCAAGGTGATGGGGTTATTTGAGTTAGGAACATCTTTTGGTGCGGATGGAAATTTACTAACTAGTCATCTCAACTTTTTACGAATCTTCAGTAATCGCCAACAAAGATTTGTTGATATCGGTTTAATTAAATTAAAACCAGGAAATAATGTTGATAATTTTCTCAAGAAACTGAAAGAATATTTACCAAAAGATGTTAAAGTTCTCTCAAAGCAAGGACTAATGGACTTTGAAAAGAATTACTGGCAGAGCAGTACGGCAATTGGTTTTATTTTCAATCTAGGTGTTTTTCTGGGTCTTGTTGTCGGAATTGTAGTTGTTTATCAAATTCTTTATACCAATGTTTCCGAACATCTGTCTGAGTACGCCATGCTTAAAGCAATGGGGTATCGGCATAAATATCTTTTATCTGTAGTTTTACAACAAGCTTTGTTGATTGCTATTTTAGGTTATACACCTGGGTTTATTATCTCTTGCATCCAGTATGAATTTACTAAACAAGCTACGCTTCTACCTATTGCTATGACGCTTAACAGAGCAGTGTTTGTATTGGCAGCAACAATTATTATGTGTTCTATTTCTGGTGTCATTGCAGTAGGAAAGCTGAAAGCAGCAGATCCAGCTGATATTTTCTAG